The sequence gcTCGATGTTTCCTGTAGAACTGTGGGCTAGTACAGGTCGCTCTTTGTCAGACAGCTGATCAGAAACATGTGGATCAGgacagacagacggacagacggacTGTCAGTGGTCCTTCTCAGCAGACCGTCTCTGACTACAATCCAAGGGAACCCAAACTTACCCGTCAGTCCGACGCAGAGCGCGCAGAGGAGCAGATGGAGAACATGGCTGCTGCGCATGATCGACGAGTCAAAAAGCGCCGCTGGTCCGTGGAGGGGGCTGCCGCTTTCTCCGTGGACGGGACGAGCGAGGCGCGCACCGACTAACGGGACAAGTCCTCCTGGGCTGAGGGAAGCCGTTTAGTCAGCAGACTGGGCCCGCCTACAGAGCAGGGAGCAGCCCCGGTGCTGCCTCCTCACGATCCCTGCAGAAGATGTGTGCAAGTGTCGAGCACGGCAGCAGAAACCAACGAGTTCATGCTGGAGGACGCCCAGACAGCTGTCTGACACAAACATACAGACAGTCTGCGCgatctgtttaaaaatactgcTGGCTTCCCCTTCAAACCCAGTAGAGAAAAACGAATGTAGAATCAGCCCACATATTTGTCATTattaatcctttatttaaccagacaGACCCACTGAGATCAAGACCTCCTTCCCATGGATGGCCTGGCCAAGAGAGGCAGCAGGACAAGACAGACAACAGGAACAAACACTGCTATTAACAATATATAAAGTGCAAGCGATTGTTACAGTAACAACATCACATTAAAAACAGTGGCTATTTCTGAAAGGTCCTGGGTTCTAATCCTGTATTGGcacctttctgcatggagtttgcatgttctccctgtgcatgcatgggttctctccgggtactctggcttcctcccacagtccataaaCATGAGCTGTTTTAGACGTCTCTGAAGGATGCGTCCCTTTGCAGCTGTCCCAAGGAGGCATTCTGGCCCACACACACCTTGGGATGACCCAGGAGTAGAGGGTTAACTGGGCACCATTTCACAATTGGAGAAGGTTTTCTATACCACACATAAAATTTAACTTAATTCGCAAAACACAAGAACATGgatttgttctgtaaataaatgaGACAAACTGTAACTATAATTGTAGGAAATTTGGATCACAGAATATTATCTAACAGACCAAAAATAAGTTCTTGTCCTTGAAGACAGACTTGCCTACCAAATAAAACCCATTAAAGTAGGTTTTATATCCAttcttttgtcttatttgaTTGATACAAGTCGATGGTGATGATGCTCAGAAGCTGTTTGCTTTAAGAAGTCGACCCTCATTACCAAGTTCTATTCATCAAGGTGGAGGAAGAGGATAAACAGACACAGAGGAAATGATATTATCATGTAATGACCTGCAATCAAAAGTAATGCATCCATTCAGCACAATCACTTTGAATTCAACcacatcattttaattaaaataacatttgaaaCACATGGGAGTACTATTGTCCTTTAAACTGTTTGAATGACTTGATACTTTTGTGTTAATATACTTTTTCAGGTCCCCAACTTTTCATAACAGAGCACATACCAAagcatcaaaaacaaaaagtcaacCATCTTATAAAAAGCAGACAATGATGCTTGAATTGGAAAAATCAAATACTGTGATGGTTTATTATTACCTGGCTTTCATGAAGACATGactaaaaatgaataaacaaaggGCTGATCGCTCCATTTCTGCAATGACTCAGGAGGGATAGCGTTGGTGCTACTGCAGTCTGACCTCAGATATGTGAAAGAAGAGAAAAGTGGGATAGATGTTCACCTTGAAAAATAACTACATATATCAAGATGATATCACCACTTTCATCTGACAATATACTAAATTCCATGGTGGATTTACATTGATCAGCCAAAACATTATGACCAGGGTAACATAGGTGCCTCTGCTTATGTTGTTACAGTGCAATGTTACTACTACAgaggttcccaaagtgggggtcaaGAGATACCTCTACTATATTCATAATTTTATAATTTCTTATCAAAATACTATGACTTTATTTGTATAATTGGAactccaaaaagaaaaagaaatcccaCCCGCCAAAAAGGGGGTCATCAATCTGTGACTCTGTTGTTTTGGGGGttgcaggctgaaaagtttgagaAGCCCTGATCTACTGAAACAGTCAGCAGAAAATCAGAGAATTtgaagggatggggggggggggggtctctgagaacaagttaaagaaaaagaaataacacatattttgaaatgtattttatatttgaaaataaaagaacataaCCTTAACAATTATACAGAAAGGGTAGTGAGCTATAAAAGGCTAAACAGGTTCTGATTGAACATTCTTTCCATTCAATAAGAGAAGCTTTgttcacagagagagagagagagagagagagggagacagagagagagagagagggagacagagagagagggagagggagagacagagagacagagagagagagagagagagagagagagaaagagagagaaagagagagagagagagagagagagagagaggaagaatgCTTTTTCAATAGAACAATCTACAACCTGCTATTACCTCTACATTAAAACTGGTCTTTATCCTCATAAACACTTAAGACAATTAGAGTTTCCATCACAGAGCAAATTGAAAACAGATTATAGAAAAATAACATGACGTACAAAAATTTGGTTAAATTGAATAAAGACTGGAAGTGTCACAGGTCTTGTTCTAAAATCTGACATAACTGTTGAATATTTTCCTATTTATTGGGTTTTCTGCAGAACTCCTGAAAAAAAGACATCAAGATAACAGAACACAAATCATCAGTCTCTCATACAACAACAAAGAGTCTTctgtcagaggcttctccagatctgctgtaagacagaccacTACAGGAGATCCCTCCTGCCGGGAAAAACCTCTATAAAATGAGTTATAGCAGCATTTAATGttcctttgggattaataaagtattttggaATTGAATCAATGATATGAAGGAGGTCATTGAAAGGGCAGATTTCTCTGACATGagtgttctttttttgtccattatttttttcacacttactattatgtttttctctttcaagTGTTCTTTCTTGTGTCAGGAAATGCTGGTGTAAGGTATTGTTGCTTTTTGCCCATATGATGGCAGTGTTGTGTCATTCTAAGGAGGAACCGTGTTTGTACTTTTTCTAGTTTAATGtcagcagctgaagctgctgTGCCGTGTGATTACATATCTCTGTGTGCTTTGTTTAGTTAGAAAACGAGGAGTAAAACAAGTCCAGAAGCCAGAGACGTTACTCCACATTAACCACTTAAACAAATGTGACAATATGTCTGAGTCAGTTTAGCTCTTTTGCCATTTTGTGCTCAGTTTTGGTTGCTTCCAACCCAACTTCATGTGCATGGAACGGGTTTATAGGACGTTTTGTTCTGACCATCCGCAGCCAGCCGGCTCTACCAGGGTTCAGAACCACAGATGCAAATGAGATATAAAGTCTTCATGAGATTAAAGCttcaaatacagaaaaaaatgtcacctccaagaaaaacaaactggtcAATGGTAAAGAACACATGTACAAAATGGAATTAGGAGGAGATGGTGCTGTGTGGTACCAACTGGGGTATTAACCGATAGACTGGCCCTGCTCCACCTTAACAACTATCTCAACATCACCGCATTTCTCAAAATGTTCCAGAACATGAGTCAAAAATCCCTTCTTCCCACTTTGTTGAAATCGCCGCCTGAGAAGCAAGGCTGTTTTGGTTCAGGATCTgtaaaaatgataaatattCCATCAGTAGAGCTTTTGTTTCTTCAGCTCTATTCTGTTTCCCACATCTTCATGCTTACAGATTCTATTGAGCCCAACTCATGACATAGTCTTTGACAAACAGGTGTTCCCTGGTGGAGACAAATCGAAGCAGCCACTCTTCTCTCTGCCTGCATCACTGGACAGTCCGTTGCAGGGCTTGTGTTGctcatcatcttcatcctctgttGGGCTTGTCTCTTGTCCTTCTTCCTCCTCATTGTCACTTCTCTCGTCTCTTGTTAGCTTTGACacaggaaaacacacacacacacacacacacacacacacacacacacacacacacacacacacacggacatccttgtttaatgtacatagAGATGACTGTGACTTGACTACCTCAGACccacattcattttcaagcctttctatggcctcaCCCTAAACATTTCCAGTATATACCCTAACCTAACCCTAGCTGACACTCTAGTGCTAAagctaacccctagcccagaaaaaaaaaacattaggacCAACAAAGATCCTCACTTTCCATCtgagtcctcactttactagtaaaatgagcaaaacattttctcgctcagctgcaagtgcaagaacacacacacacacaccccctcCCTTGCACCAATAGTCAAGAACACATGACATTATAGTTCAAAAGAATCATGGAAATAAAATGCCTCAAAGCACGTAAACAACAAGCTACCGTACAACAGCAGCTTCAGTACAGCCAGCTTGTAAATACACCTGCTTGTAGACTACTGCTCATTCCGACCTAAAAGACAGATGACCTCATTCTCAGGAAAACAACGAGCCCTACACCTGTAGCCTCCTCAGCTTTCTGCTGTTCCTGCTACATCACTGCTCATTCATATTCAGGCCGGTCGGCCCATCCCTCAGTCCTCTTATCAGGTGCTAGTATGCCACCATTGCAGCGTAATAGGTTTGAGGTGAGGTGTGGTTTTCAAAAAGCTGTCCCTAATGCGAAAGCCGGGGTTTTATTGACTCTTGATGGTTCCACATTCTTGGCAGTAGAAGTTGCAATGACCTTTGTCATTTTCCTGAGTTAGGGGGAGCTCTGAGCTCACCATCTCAATGGTGGGTGGATGGTGGCTGGGGACGATCAGCTACTTTACCTTCGCCTCGGGGGGAAACCAGTAtttctcttctgtttgttgcaTACCACCAATATTTCATTTGAGTAAAATATTAGGTTTCATATACCATATCATATgaggcgctatataaataaaattgaattgaaatactTGTGAATTGGTGCAGTGCACAAACAGTGTTACTTACTGTGCCAAACAGAAACTTCCGGATCATGCGGAAGATGAGGTAGGCCCAAAACATGTGAAGGAATAGAAGAACCACAAGCATCACATTGAAGAAGTAGTAGCCAAAAAAGGCTGGGTAGTGGTCCACTGGGTAGACCCAGGTACAGTGCATCAACCTGgaaaacaatttcaaaacccgCATGAGTGTTTTCCCCAGGTGTGAACAGTGAACAGTAAGAAAGCACTATTAGACGGGTAAGTGATTTCTGCTGATCCAAAACCTGAGCATGTTCTGGAGCAATCTTTGGTCAGTGGAGGCAGTGAAAAGGAGTCTAAATAATCCAGAAGCCTAACCCACGCTGGTAAGTGCTGGCAAACGAAGCTAATAAGTTCTAACTAGCTTTTGGACACACAGCTATTGCTTTAAGCACGACGACATGGATTCAAATTTGATTTGAGTCTCACTGGGTTCATAGATAGCTCTGGTCCAACGTAACACTAATCTTAACATTCCTAAGATATTTTCTTGTTTAATTAAGGTATActaacgaaaaaaaaaaaagtttcaatgaCATTTAAGTAAATACATCAGAAGTTAACATTGACAATGTTGACCCTACTTCTTGATATGCCCTGTAGTTTGGTTTTAAAAGCTAGATTGATCACAGGCCTCTGTTTGTCTACCTGCTTCCCAAGAACTGACCCCAGACTCTTAACAGTGTCCGACTGGTGAAAGGTTTTGGCCATGGCTTAAAAACACAGATATTATAATCCCTGAGATCCTGTTCTGTTCCCCTTTGCCTTGTGACAGTCTGCTCCACTCTCCTGGGAAATATACAAATAATTACTAAATTGTCTGGAGGAAGATGCACTTGGATCCCACTCCTTGTATACGGGGGACTTCTTGGGGAGAACCTAAAGTAAATATACGCTCTCGGATAAGAAACAAGCCCAATCGAGGACTAAATTGGGATGCTTCGCAGCTGAGTCCATTTAGGATCAGTGGTAGCTCTTAACTTTATTTCTCCAGACAGATTCAAGATACAACAACTTGGTATTGACTTCTGCAGCTTATCCTTCTGCCTAATATGGATTCGGTCTGTCATGGAGGTTTCCTTTGGACCGAAGTGGCTTCTTTCTGTTCTGGTGACAACACGCTTCTGTTCCACACTCCTCAGGAAGAGACAGTTCTGGATCTTGCAGGTGAACTGCTCACCCTGAAAGTTGTTATTTTGGCTCCAATCTTCtaaacagcactttgaatgtaAAGGGCTATTCTGTGGCAAAGTACTGATGGCTGCAGCTTTTCTTTGGGGGTAACCATTGTTAACACAGGACTATGATTACCAGCACATCTGTCCCATTTTTGAAGCAATTACTCCACTAATCATGCTGGGCAAAGCCATAAATATTGGCAAAtaacagttattattattaaaagttaGCAAATAAAGCTCTTTGAAATGAAATATGACTCACAGAAGTCAGGTGTATTTATCCAAATTAATACGAAAATGAAATTGATATTTATACCTACTCTGCAAAATCATCCCTAGATGCACGATTAAATCCTCTTTTAATGGTACGCAGACACACATGAAGGAGCTTACCAAAATGGAAAGATGATCAGTCGTGTTACCATAAACACTAcagcaaacacaacaaaaagacCTTGGCTGGTTTTCTCCCATTTTGCATAGTTGAATAATTTGGCAGACTGAAAGAAAAAGGATTTGAAGAACAAGACATCAGTTTGAAAGAGAACTAGCGCTACTGCAGTTCTGAGGTATCGTTTGATAAATTGAAAACACATATAAAACTATGCATTGTCTAAAATACAGTGACATGAAATGAAATACTGAAATGTACAGTATGTCATGAAATGTTGGACTTTGTGTTATGTACATCTAGTTCCTTCCATCTGATTTTAGTCCTCATTTCCTGTCTTATTTGGGAAATTCGGGTACCTTCTCTTCACTTCCTGTTTACTGGGACTTCAGCTTCTTTCTATAACCCCTTTCAGATCATTCTTTTGTCCAGTGACCTacagcaacagttttttttgtttaagtgtGTCCTCACAaataaggaatttgactttggttccaccTCAGTCTAAAAGTACAAACATTTAATTATCAATAAGGGATCATCAGCTGAAACCATGTGTTTTGGTTCCTGTACAACCAGCTGTACGCTGTCATTGAACTGATTGGTTGGATGCTACAGGCAGCTGGAATTGGACTTTagtcagtttttctttctatctGTAATGTTTACATTTGGCTTGATATCATTTCAGGTAAGTAATTAAGTTCAGTGTAGAACAAGCGAGGTacactgctgctactgctgaaAAAGACTGCCTTCAAGCTATGGTTTGTTCAACCTCACTTCTTCCACTGTTACACAATGTTACATGTAACTCAAAAACCGTCATGTTCCCAAATAGAAAGTTCTAGCAGGGAGTcgtctttgctttgttttgccttttgtcCAACGACTGCAGGAGATATCCCCACGCAAGTCTGTCTGTATAGCTATATACCTATATATAAcaatataactatatatatatatatatatatatatatatatatatatatatatatatatatatatatatatatatatatataagatggctgtatattattttttctttgaatcCTTTCTACTAAAAAGAATCAATACCATCCTTTTAACATTTCACAGAACTTTTTGGCTGAGGAAACAGGTAATACACAAACATTTAAGAATACAGGAAGTTATGACTAAAACCTATTCTGCTTAACAATGATTAGTTTTAAACTATTTATGATCCAGGTTTCTTACTGACCTCCAGTAAAACATCAGAAGCATCATGGACTAACATGACCAGCGTTCCTACTCGGATGAAGTTTGCACACCAGGAAAATGACAGAAGGATCAGAGTGGCCAAATGGTGGACGATCTGCTCCTTAAAGTCCTGAATTAGAGGATATCCTCCAGTTAACACAGAAAACACGGAGAGTAAGTTTACATTTCTGCTCACAACAATAGTTGTGAGCAgaaatgggaagatggatgaagctaaatacagaaCAATCCTCTGTTAAATGTAGTATTAATACAATTCAGTTTATTCAGATAGTGTCAATCCACAACAAATATCATCTCAAGACAGACCggtacaggagatccttcctgcctgcagccatcaccatctaaaACAACTGATTGAAGAAACCACTATGAcatgagttacaccagcatttaatttctctccgggattaataaagtatttttgaattgaattgaatttagaaATTGCAGAAGCTACACAAGCCACACTCTTCAGAATTTAACATGTTTGCTACTTTGCGATAGTCTCAAAGAAAATACATAGAAGTTTGTAGTTGTTACATAATAAAATGGTCTGAATAGTTTTGCATAAAAATTGTACCAATCTATATTCTGTAGATCTATATTCAATTAAAGTTCTATAAGTGGCCCAGAATATATACTGGTACTTAAATGTGGTCTACAATAAGTGTTGCAGAACTCTCCCTACATTTTAGAACAATGGGCGTCAACGAAAGCCTTTATGTCAAATCAGCTCATGTGTTTATATCAACATTATATATTTAACACGCTTTCAGGTTACTGAAACTTTGTTTTCAGTATTTAACGTGTAAAACTACAAAATGCATAATTTCTGCAGAACTGGGCAACTGAAGAACAGAACTGGAGTTTTGGTCTTTCAGGAGCACGGCTCACCTTCCTCTTGACGTCAAAGGCAACGCTGCAGAGGAGACAGCCATAAAAGCTCATCTCCAGGATGTAATACCAGTACTGAGACTCCAGCATGGACTGTGGACAGAGGGGCGAGAAGAGATGGACAAAATGTAGCAAAAAGACACACTTGGTTATGCAGACAAAAGGTTTCTGCCTTAAAGCTACGTTCTCTAGTCCTACTCCATCCATTGGCTATCCTCCACTCATCCTTTATGGGCTGAGGGGGTTTGGTGGTGGGGTGCTCATTGGGCGGGGTACTCTGTGGACTAGGGCTATCTGTGGTCTGCTGGTCCCAATCATAGGGCTACACAGAGACACTGGACAAATAGCCAAGCACGCACACTCTTTCTTATGAAGACCaaataacctaacagtcatattTTGGACCAtcagaggaagctggagtacacAGAGAGAATTCAGTTCTGCAAACTCTATGCAGGATTAGAACCTGCCCTCAACCCTTGATAGTATTGCAGATGCTGTTTGACTACAGCTGACATCAATCTGGGTTTAATTTTTACTGAATCAAACAGTGTTGGTCATGTGAATGTTTGGTTTTCAGCTGTGAGAAAAGAAACGTTACAAACCTGCTTAGGATAACCTGTCCATACTTCTCTAGAGTCATACAGCCATTCTTTCTGTAAAAATTGTTGACAAAAGAAAACTACAATTGCTCAGTTAATGGGAAATTTAATCAAAGAATCATTTACATTAAAACTACAGTCACAAGTCAGCGTTAGTTTATAGGAATGTCAGCTGCTGCTGAAACGGAGTTGTGTTTTAACAAGTTGTGTACTTACATCGTAAAGTGCTGTGATTCCTCCCAGAAATGCACACAGGTAAAAGACAAACCTCCAGCTGCAGCATCAGAGAGCAAGCATTGGATGCACACAATTCTTTTAGTACATTCATGGCTATTTAAGCTAATAATATTGTCatcacaaacacagagacaagtgcactctcacactCTCAAAGATAACATCACAATTCTCTTGTGTCAGGGTTAAATGAACTctgtcattttgttttcatctctAATGGctcagataataataataataataataataataataataataataataataataataataataataataataataataataataataagctgttTGAAAAGAATTTTGTATTAAAATGCCTGCTTGCATTTATCAGCACAgcttaaatatgtaaatatctcATCATGTTTGTCCCTATTCTCTTAATCTTTGGCTaacaaagaaaaaggagagTATTTCCCACACACTGGTATTATTACTACaatattacttaaaaaaaagataaaaatattaaGTTATAATACTTCAAATGAAACTGTCCTAGAGACTCATTTATGCTTTCTGACAGAATTTTTGTGGACCCTATGAATTTATagttttaagtttaaatttCTGACCACTTTTAGACACAGCTATAAATGGGCATTTAAGTAACGTGTGTAAATTAGGTTTATTCACCTTCCAAAATcaactataaaaataaatatgatattgcatttggctcCATAGAGTTTTCATTTGTTATGAGATTAGTTGTTTTCTGGTGCTAATTCTCCAATCCCGAAGAAAGACGTTTGCCTTCACTGCGATGCCACCTGTCCTCATATGGGGGTTGCACTATAGCCTGCAGCATGGTTAGAAAAAGAGCTGTTGctgtgctaaaagagccacttcgCCTAAACTTTGCACAATGCATCACATCACCGCACATTGGTGTTGTTTACTGGGCAGGGGTGACGCGGTTAGGGTAAGTACTACCTGGATTGATCACTCTACGTAGACCTGTTCCAGGACAGGGAGTGGCCGCTgctcagagagcagaattcaccATGTTTACTCAAATGGGCATGAACTGAGCAAAACACTACTTTGGGCACGATTTTGATGAAGGAATAACATCATAGCATAGTTAAAAGCTCTAGAAAGTTGATTTTGCACAATATTGGCCCTTTAACATTAAACTCTCATCTTTGGGTTACTATGCATTTCACAATGTCTTTGTTCAACCACTTAGATCTTCACCCATCTAATTCTATCTCATAAACAaacattaacacacacacacacacacacacacacacacacacacacacacacacacagagtcattGAAACTTCGAGTTGTGACCTGGCCTCTCTGAACTTCTTTAGGACTCCAGGATGATCCTGTCTCCGTCTTCTTCGGAACCAGCGTTCAATTTGTCTGACTGGCAAACTGCTTTTTTTAGACAACCTATGAATGTCAGcctgaaataaaacacacacacacacacacacacacacacacacacagagaataaaTGTGGTTAAAGGTCACAGGTTTCCAAATATCCCTGTATGTTAAGGGCCTGTttataataattgaactttattgatcaatggagaaattcacttctgcatcttaacccatccccttggggagcagtgggctgccactgtagggcgcctggggagcaatcaggggttaggggtcttgctcagggacccagagtgccgggaccagggatcgaactgggtacttgcatccttctctgagtgcaagcacactgctctaaccgcTCGGCCATGACTCCCCCTTATTTGGCTCTCTGAAATATCTAAACTCAACAATGCACCAAAAACtaaattttgtcattttgtttgtgACTACTTTGGTCTTTTCATTGATAACATTTATCCTTTTCACAAATGGATATTTGTAAAGGTGCATTGGGGCTTTAAAAGGCACCAACCTGTGGAAGAGGTTGGTGGACCAGATGACTGGCTGCACATAAACCAGCTACTGTGAGCCGAGCCTGGTTAGAAGGGAGCTGTTTTACTGTAAACCCTTTTTGTTTTGACCAGCGCAACAAGGTTTAATTAGGACACAAGCTGCCAGATTGCTCTTCTTCTGGTTGAAAATCTGGAGTTCAGTCCACAACCCCTCGGCTTGACAAAAAGTGTGCAGGCAAAACAGCAACGTGTTCCTCAGTGTAGAAAGAGCTGTATCTCCACAGACAACACTGAATCTATGTGAGCGGAGGAAATGATGGTAGCAGTATTTCATACAACATAGACAACTCTGAAGGTCTTATGTAGACATTGACTATTGCATCCAATTTATTTGGTTATAAATACCATGATCCTGTCATAAAAAGCTCTTCAGTCTAGCCATAAGGTGCTTGTGAGCTTGTCTCCAGAAACAGTCCTGAGGGCAGTCATgataaaacagcagcaaaaccaGAAACCACATTCTTAAAAGAAGTTTCCTTcctgaaaaatatatttcaaagcaataaaacaaagttgCAATTTATGTTTATCGGTTTTCTGTTTAATTCAACGCATTCCATATACCGAAAAGTTGACCTGTTG comes from Fundulus heteroclitus isolate FHET01 chromosome 4, MU-UCD_Fhet_4.1, whole genome shotgun sequence and encodes:
- the cers3a gene encoding ceramide synthase 2, with product MAVSGRPVYRREMFETLYEWFWWDKLWLPAELSWADLEDKEGRVYAKASHLYVTVPYAFGFLLIRYLFERWIATPLAVSAGIRHRVHLRAKHYPILELYYTTHSRNPPQADIHRLSKKSSLPVRQIERWFRRRRRQDHPGVLKKFREASWRFVFYLCAFLGGITALYDKEWLYDSREVWTGYPKQSMLESQYWYYILEMSFYGCLLCSVAFDVKRKDFKEQIVHHLATLILLSFSWCANFIRVGTLVMLVHDASDVLLESAKLFNYAKWEKTSQGLFVVFAVVFMVTRLIIFPFWLMHCTWVYPVDHYPAFFGYYFFNVMLVVLLFLHMFWAYLIFRMIRKFLFGTLTRDERSDNEEEEGQETSPTEDEDDEQHKPCNGLSSDAGREKSGCFDLSPPGNTCLSKTMS